A single genomic interval of Gossypium raimondii isolate GPD5lz chromosome 11, ASM2569854v1, whole genome shotgun sequence harbors:
- the LOC105804307 gene encoding U-box domain-containing protein 27 gives MRRDDLCITIPNFFRCPISLDVMKSPVSLCTGVTYDRTSIQRWLDSGNNTCPATMQVLQSKEFVPNRNLQRLIQIWSDSVARRQHDAELAANSVVLPSHDQVKVLVKQLDNNSFSALTKIVRFARESEENREFLARMDGFLNAVFDFMRNAESDIKLIEQVVHILDLMLSKISEKKPLMESNCLSTILVILQRGSSDSQIQSVQLLESLAVDGESKLKIAQKEGLLLELVKSLSKEKDPRLIEASLSCLISIAMPKRVKAKLIQSRTIPELKILLSEPNMTPSIIEKSLKLLETLSSCKEGRVEIWHDTILLQAIVQKVLKASSKATEHAVTILWIVCYLFRDEKALEAVVSGNGMTKILLLIQSNCSPAVRQMSADLLKIFGVNSKPCLSSYDTKTTHIMPF, from the coding sequence ATGCGAAGAGACGATTTGTGCATTACGATTCCGAATTTTTTTCGATGTCCGATATCGTTGGACGTCATGAAATCACCAGTAAGCTTGTGCACTGGCGTAACATATGACAGAACCAGCATCCAGCGGTGGCTAGATAGCGGCAACAACACTTGTCCGGCCACGATGCAGGTTCTTCAAAGCAAAGAATTCGTTCCCAACCGCAATTTACAACGACTCATTCAGATCTGGTCCGACTCAGTCGCTCGCCGTCAACACGACGCCGAATTGGCGGCAAACTCAGTTGTCCTTCCTTCTCACGATCAGGTCAAAGTTTTGGTTAAACAACTCGACAACAATAGCTTTTCAGCGTTAACGAAGATCGTTCGTTTCGCGAGAGAATCAGAGGAGAACCGTGAATTCCTGGCGAGAATGGACGGGTTTTTGAATGCGGTTTTCGATTTTATGAGGAATGCAGAATCGGACATCAAATTAATCGAACAAGTTGTTCATATTTTGGATTTGATGCTAAGTAAAATTTCGGAGAAGAAGCCGTTGATGGAATCGAATTGCTTGTCGACGATCCTTGTCATTCTACAACGAGGAAGTTCAGATTCGCAAATACAATCGGTTCAATTACTGGAGTCCCTAGCGGTCGATGGAGAATCCAAGCTGAAAATAGCCCAGAAAGAAGGATTATTACTCGAATTGGTAAAATCATTAAGTAAAGAGAAGGATCCAAGATTGATCGAAGCGAGCTTATCTTGTTTGATATCAATCGCAATGCCCAAAAGAGTAAAAGCAAAGCTAATTCAATCTCGAACCATCCCAGAGTTAAAGATCCTTCTATCCGAACCAAACATGACCCCCTCGATAATCGAGAAATCATTAAAACTGCTGGAAACATTATCATCTTGCAAAGAAGGGAGGGTGGAGATATGGCATGATACGATTTTGTTACAAGCGATTGTGCAGAAAGTGTTGAAAGCATCGAGCAAAGCGACAGAGCATGCAGTGACGATACTCTGGATTGTTTGCTATTTGTTTAGAGACGAGAAAGCGCTAGAAGCGGTGGTTAGTGGCAATGGAATGACCAAGATTTTGTTGCTCATCCAAAGCAATTGTTCTCCAGCGGTCAGACAAATGTCTGCCGATTTGCTCAAGATTTTTGGGGTTAATTCCAAGCCTTGTTTATCAAGTTATGATACTAAGACTACCCATATTATGCCCTTTTGA